A genomic region of Rhodanobacter sp. contains the following coding sequences:
- a CDS encoding ammonium transporter, translating into MTRFDLRFGTGRRQARTMARLTAACGLLALAAPAFAQGTPPARVDSGDTAWMLVASMLVLMMTIPGVALFYGGMVRAKNLLSVMMQCFAITALVTVLWVFYGYSLAFSTEGMQAGVTGWHSVVGGLDRAMLAGLTPDSRYQTVPESVFVMFQLTFAIITPVLIIGAFAERMKFSAMLVFSGLWLTVVYLPMAHMVWSGPGSLLGDMGVLDFAGGTVVHINAGIAGLVACLVVRKRRGWPHTHMPPHNLGYTVIGASLLWLGWFGFNAGSAVAANGSAGMAMLVTQIATAAAAIGWTAMEWAIHKRASVLGIASGAVAGLVAVTPAAGTCGPGGALLIGLAAGAVCFFTATRLKYRLGYDDTLDVFGVHAIAGIIGALLTGPFAAPKLGGFGTVTSPLLQLWIQAKGVGFTIVWSAALSWAILKLVDRVIGLRVDAEQEQMGLDLAEHEERAYNLS; encoded by the coding sequence ATGACGCGCTTTGATCTGCGGTTCGGGACTGGCCGCCGTCAGGCGCGCACGATGGCGCGCCTGACGGCGGCCTGCGGCCTGCTGGCGCTGGCCGCGCCGGCGTTCGCGCAGGGTACGCCGCCGGCACGCGTGGACAGCGGCGACACGGCGTGGATGCTGGTCGCGTCGATGCTGGTGCTGATGATGACGATACCCGGCGTCGCGCTGTTCTACGGCGGCATGGTGCGCGCCAAGAACCTGCTGTCGGTGATGATGCAGTGCTTCGCCATCACCGCGCTGGTGACCGTGCTGTGGGTGTTCTACGGCTACTCGCTGGCCTTCAGCACCGAGGGCATGCAGGCCGGCGTCACCGGCTGGCACTCCGTCGTCGGCGGGCTGGATCGCGCGATGCTGGCTGGGCTCACGCCCGACTCGCGCTACCAGACCGTGCCCGAAAGCGTGTTCGTGATGTTCCAGCTGACCTTCGCGATCATCACGCCGGTGCTCATCATCGGCGCCTTCGCCGAACGCATGAAGTTCAGCGCCATGCTGGTGTTCAGCGGCCTGTGGCTCACCGTGGTCTACCTGCCGATGGCGCACATGGTGTGGAGCGGCCCCGGCTCGCTGCTCGGCGACATGGGCGTGCTCGACTTCGCCGGCGGCACCGTGGTGCACATCAACGCGGGCATCGCCGGCCTGGTCGCCTGCCTGGTTGTCCGCAAGCGCCGCGGCTGGCCGCACACGCACATGCCGCCACACAACCTCGGCTACACGGTGATCGGCGCCAGCCTGCTGTGGCTGGGCTGGTTCGGCTTCAACGCCGGCTCCGCGGTGGCCGCCAACGGCAGTGCCGGCATGGCGATGCTGGTGACGCAGATCGCCACCGCCGCCGCCGCCATCGGCTGGACCGCGATGGAGTGGGCCATCCACAAGCGCGCCAGCGTGCTCGGCATCGCCTCCGGCGCGGTGGCCGGACTGGTCGCGGTGACGCCTGCCGCCGGCACCTGCGGCCCCGGCGGCGCGTTGCTGATCGGTCTCGCCGCGGGCGCGGTGTGCTTCTTCACCGCCACCCGCCTCAAGTACCGGCTGGGCTACGACGACACGCTGGACGTGTTCGGCGTGCACGCCATCGCAGGCATCATCGGCGCCCTGCTCACCGGCCCGTTCGCCGCGCCGAAGCTCGGCGGCTTCGGCACGGTGACGTCGCCGCTGCTGCAGTTGTGGATCCAGGCCAAGGGCGTCGGCTTCACCATCGTGTGGAGCGCCGCGCTGAGCTGGGCGATCCTCAAACTCGTCGACCGCGTGATCGGCCTGCGCGTGGACGCGGAACAAGAGCAGATGGGGCTGGACCTCGCCGAGCACGAGGAGCGGGCGTACAACCTGAGTTGA
- the amgK gene encoding N-acetylmuramate/N-acetylglucosamine kinase, with protein MHDRNDRATARLAWARRALGDASLSLAPASADASSRSYWRAAHAGQSWIVMDSPPEREDPRPWLAIGARLAAAGLHVPKVAAHDLAQGFLLIEDLGSRLYLAELNDANADALYRDAMDALLVMQTRVAADELPPFDHTLLMQGLEVMPAWFLERHLGHTPDCDEWDVLEAAFDVIMRNALSQPQVFVHRDYHSRNLLLTDRNNPGIVDFQGALHGPLSYDLASLLRDAYIAWPRERVEGWVESYRLRLRKAGLIGGNIDAAHFLRWFDLTGLHRHVRVLGQFYRLWYRDGKPGYLKDVPQVYRYVIDVARRYPELAAFAELLERHAGERDLTLANPDPRLHAGAAEKA; from the coding sequence ATGCACGACCGCAACGACCGCGCCACCGCCCGCCTCGCCTGGGCCCGCCGCGCGCTGGGCGATGCCTCGCTCAGCCTGGCGCCGGCCTCCGCCGACGCCAGCTCCCGCAGCTATTGGCGCGCCGCGCACGCGGGGCAAAGCTGGATCGTGATGGATTCGCCGCCCGAACGCGAAGACCCGCGCCCCTGGCTGGCGATCGGCGCGCGCCTCGCTGCCGCCGGCCTGCACGTGCCGAAGGTGGCGGCGCACGACCTGGCGCAGGGCTTTCTGCTGATCGAGGATCTGGGATCGCGGCTGTATCTGGCGGAATTGAACGACGCCAACGCCGACGCGCTTTACCGCGACGCGATGGACGCACTGCTCGTCATGCAGACGCGGGTGGCCGCCGACGAGCTGCCGCCGTTCGACCACACCCTGCTGATGCAAGGGTTGGAAGTGATGCCCGCGTGGTTTCTCGAACGCCACCTCGGCCATACGCCGGACTGCGACGAGTGGGATGTGCTCGAAGCGGCGTTCGACGTAATCATGCGCAACGCGCTGTCGCAGCCGCAGGTCTTCGTGCATCGCGACTACCACAGCCGCAACCTGCTGCTGACGGACAGGAACAACCCCGGCATCGTGGACTTCCAGGGCGCGCTGCACGGCCCGCTCAGCTACGACCTCGCCTCGCTGCTGCGCGACGCCTACATCGCATGGCCGCGCGAACGCGTGGAGGGCTGGGTCGAGTCGTACCGCCTGCGCCTGCGCAAGGCCGGCCTGATCGGCGGCAACATCGACGCGGCGCACTTCCTGCGCTGGTTCGACCTCACCGGCCTGCACCGCCACGTGCGCGTGCTCGGGCAGTTCTACCGGTTGTGGTACCGCGACGGCAAGCCGGGTTACCTGAAGGACGTGCCGCAGGTGTACCGCTACGTGATCGACGTGGCGCGCCGTTATCCCGAGCTGGCGGCCTTCGCCGAGCTGCTGGAACGGCATGCCGGCGAGCGCGATCTCACCTTGGCCAATCCCGATCCCCGTCTCCACGCCGGTGCGGCGGAAAAGGCATGA
- a CDS encoding nucleotidyltransferase family protein, protein MRHALIFAAGLGERMRPLTERTPKPLLHAGGKPLIAWHLEKLAAIGVNYVAINTSHLAGQFPETLGDGSRWGLRIRYVYEGGTPLETGGGLLNALPMLGPEPVLAISGDVWCDADFASLPAEPDGLAHLLMVANPAHHPGGDFRLDAQGRLHADGEPRLTYSGIGVFRRELLDGWQVAVGDAPGADARPPRFKLRPLLEAAMARNALGGSLHHGRWTDVGTPGRLAELDAALAG, encoded by the coding sequence ATGAGGCACGCGCTGATCTTCGCGGCCGGCCTGGGCGAGCGCATGCGGCCGCTCACCGAACGCACGCCGAAGCCGCTGCTGCATGCGGGCGGCAAGCCGCTGATCGCTTGGCACCTCGAGAAACTCGCCGCGATCGGCGTGAACTACGTGGCGATCAACACTTCACATCTCGCCGGACAGTTTCCCGAGACCCTGGGCGACGGCTCGCGCTGGGGCCTGCGCATCCGCTACGTGTACGAAGGCGGCACGCCGCTGGAAACCGGCGGCGGCCTGCTCAACGCGCTGCCCATGCTGGGCCCGGAGCCGGTGCTGGCGATCAGCGGCGACGTGTGGTGCGACGCCGACTTCGCCAGCCTGCCCGCCGAGCCGGACGGCCTCGCCCACCTGCTGATGGTGGCCAACCCCGCGCACCATCCCGGCGGCGATTTCCGGTTGGACGCGCAAGGGCGGCTGCATGCCGACGGCGAACCGCGGCTCACCTACAGCGGCATCGGCGTGTTCCGCCGCGAACTGCTGGACGGTTGGCAGGTTGCGGTGGGCGACGCTCCCGGCGCAGACGCCCGGCCGCCGCGCTTCAAGCTGCGCCCCCTGCTGGAAGCGGCGATGGCGCGCAACGCGCTGGGCGGTTCGCTGCACCATGGCCGCTGGACCGACGTCGGCACGCCGGGGCGCCTGGCCGAACTGGACGCCGCGCTCGCAGGCTGA
- the secF gene encoding protein translocase subunit SecF, with translation MEIFNHNSNIHFLRIRVFSVALAVVLMIASVAVIATRGLNYGLDFTGGVSLVVDYARPVQTGDVRDALDKGGIDNTVVQSVGGSREVSIRMQPTKAMLDAKGQVDLDKVASIVMQPLKAARSDATLKSRSSVSAEVGAELKSDGMVAAVFVILGIMAYLWIRFERRFAIAAVLTEIHDTLVTLGILALVRREFDMTVLASVLAVIGYSINDKVVVFDRIRELFRLARKAEPEEILNRSINSTLSRTIITSLFTGITMAALFFFGGQAVHNFAITMLIGIVVGTLSSIFVASPILLWLGVSKKDLMPVTRENPELARRP, from the coding sequence ATGGAAATCTTCAACCACAACAGCAATATCCACTTCCTGCGCATCCGCGTGTTCAGCGTGGCGCTGGCCGTCGTGCTGATGATCGCCTCCGTCGCGGTCATCGCCACCCGCGGCCTGAACTACGGGCTGGACTTCACCGGCGGCGTGTCGCTGGTGGTGGACTACGCCCGGCCGGTGCAGACCGGCGACGTGCGCGACGCGCTGGACAAGGGCGGCATCGACAACACGGTGGTGCAGAGCGTGGGCGGCAGCCGCGAGGTGTCGATCCGCATGCAGCCGACCAAGGCGATGCTGGACGCCAAGGGCCAGGTGGACCTGGACAAGGTGGCCAGCATCGTGATGCAGCCGCTGAAAGCTGCCCGCAGCGACGCCACGCTGAAGAGCCGCTCCTCGGTCAGCGCCGAAGTCGGCGCGGAGCTGAAGAGCGACGGCATGGTCGCCGCGGTATTCGTGATACTCGGCATCATGGCCTACCTGTGGATCCGCTTCGAGCGCCGCTTCGCCATCGCCGCGGTGCTCACCGAAATCCACGACACGCTGGTGACGCTGGGCATCCTCGCGCTGGTGCGGCGCGAGTTCGACATGACCGTGCTGGCCTCGGTGCTGGCGGTGATCGGCTACTCCATCAACGACAAGGTGGTGGTGTTCGACCGTATCCGCGAACTGTTCCGCCTCGCGCGCAAGGCCGAGCCGGAGGAGATCCTCAACCGCTCGATCAACAGCACGCTGTCGCGAACCATCATCACCTCGCTGTTCACCGGCATCACCATGGCCGCGCTGTTCTTCTTCGGCGGCCAGGCGGTGCACAACTTCGCGATCACCATGCTGATCGGCATCGTGGTGGGCACGCTCTCCTCCATCTTCGTGGCCAGCCCGATCCTGCTGTGGCTGGGCGTGTCGAAGAAGGACCTGATGCCGGTGACCCGCGAGAACCCGGAGCTTGCGCGCCGGCCGTAA
- the secD gene encoding protein translocase subunit SecD, producing MSDFPRWKYALVALAMLFGIVYALPNAFVPLPAVQVTAANQGTPPVDGALRQKVADALAKEHIATDELVVQGDHLLATFANADVQKSGADAIKALLGDPYTVAFKLQSTVPGWLTAIHANSMPLGLDLQGGVHFLMQVDQSGVLDKLENSYADDIRSQLRGKNIRYESVTRSTVAGQGIVVVLRSAADRSSAADLIAGNSPDLAVTDGPSTGDRYVLYAAIKPTKLRDIALGTIKQNLATLRNRINALGVTEPLIQQQGEDHIVVELAGVQDPTKAKQLIGATATLEYRASDGYPGDARAVEAAQSGNIPPEDNLFYTSPNLGHLPVLVGKRAIVTGDQLVDASSGVDPNNGTPSVNVTLNASGASKMQDFTNNNVGKPMAVLLINTVYETSTVNGKEVRTPKTTTEVINDAQIQSPFGKQFSTNGLGSPKEASDLALLLKSGALAAPMDIVEQYVIGPSLGAENIRKGFDAVMLGLGLVLLAAAIYYKLFGLVADIALFFNLLILVAVMSMIGVTLTMPGIAGIVLTLGMAIDANVLICERVREELRNGSTPHAAIHAGYDKAWATILDANVTHLIAALALMTMGTGAIRGFGVTLGIGILTSMFTSVVMTHAFTALIHGRRKLKTLSV from the coding sequence ATGAGCGATTTTCCACGCTGGAAGTACGCGCTGGTCGCACTGGCGATGCTGTTCGGCATCGTCTACGCGCTGCCGAACGCCTTCGTTCCGCTGCCGGCGGTGCAGGTCACCGCCGCCAACCAGGGGACCCCGCCGGTCGACGGCGCGCTGCGCCAGAAGGTGGCCGACGCGCTGGCCAAGGAGCACATCGCGACGGACGAACTGGTGGTGCAGGGCGACCACCTGCTCGCCACCTTCGCCAACGCCGACGTGCAGAAGAGCGGTGCGGACGCGATCAAGGCCTTGCTCGGCGATCCCTACACCGTGGCCTTCAAGCTGCAGTCCACGGTGCCGGGCTGGCTGACCGCCATCCACGCCAATTCCATGCCGTTGGGCCTGGACCTGCAGGGCGGCGTGCACTTCCTGATGCAGGTGGACCAGAGCGGCGTACTCGACAAGCTGGAGAACAGCTATGCGGACGACATCCGCAGCCAGCTGCGCGGCAAGAACATCCGCTACGAGTCGGTGACGCGCAGCACGGTGGCAGGGCAGGGCATCGTGGTGGTTCTGCGCTCGGCGGCCGACCGCTCCAGCGCGGCCGACCTGATCGCCGGCAACTCGCCCGACCTGGCGGTGACCGACGGCCCCAGCACCGGCGACCGCTACGTGCTGTACGCCGCGATCAAGCCGACCAAGCTGCGCGACATCGCGCTGGGCACGATCAAGCAGAACCTGGCCACGCTGCGCAACCGCATCAACGCGCTGGGCGTGACCGAGCCGCTGATCCAGCAGCAGGGCGAGGACCACATCGTGGTCGAGCTGGCCGGCGTGCAGGATCCCACCAAGGCGAAGCAGCTCATCGGCGCCACCGCCACGCTGGAATACCGCGCCAGCGACGGCTACCCCGGCGATGCGCGCGCGGTGGAAGCCGCCCAAAGCGGCAACATTCCGCCGGAAGACAACCTCTTCTATACCAGCCCCAACCTGGGCCACCTGCCCGTGCTGGTGGGCAAGCGCGCCATCGTCACCGGCGACCAGCTGGTGGATGCCAGCTCCGGCGTCGACCCGAACAACGGCACGCCTTCGGTGAACGTGACGCTGAACGCCAGCGGCGCGTCGAAGATGCAGGACTTCACCAACAACAACGTCGGCAAGCCGATGGCGGTGCTGCTCATCAACACCGTGTACGAGACCAGCACGGTCAACGGCAAGGAAGTGCGCACGCCCAAGACCACCACCGAGGTGATCAACGACGCGCAGATCCAGAGCCCGTTCGGCAAGCAGTTCTCCACCAACGGCCTGGGCAGCCCCAAGGAAGCCTCCGACCTGGCGCTGCTGTTGAAGAGCGGTGCGCTGGCTGCGCCGATGGACATCGTCGAGCAGTACGTGATCGGCCCCAGCCTCGGCGCGGAGAACATCAGGAAGGGCTTCGATGCGGTGATGCTCGGCCTCGGCCTGGTGCTGCTGGCGGCGGCGATCTACTACAAGCTGTTCGGCCTGGTCGCCGACATCGCGCTGTTCTTCAACCTGCTGATCCTGGTCGCGGTGATGTCGATGATCGGCGTCACGCTGACCATGCCGGGCATCGCGGGCATCGTGCTCACGCTGGGCATGGCGATCGACGCCAACGTGCTGATCTGCGAACGCGTGCGCGAGGAACTGCGCAACGGCTCCACGCCGCATGCGGCGATCCACGCCGGCTACGACAAGGCCTGGGCCACGATTCTCGATGCCAACGTCACCCACCTGATCGCGGCGCTGGCGCTGATGACGATGGGCACCGGCGCGATCCGCGGCTTCGGTGTGACGCTCGGCATCGGCATCCTGACCTCGATGTTCACTTCGGTGGTGATGACGCACGCGTTCACCGCGCTGATTCACGGCCGCCGCAAGCTCAAGACGCTGTCGGTGTAA
- the yajC gene encoding preprotein translocase subunit YajC translates to MSLPMSFTLAQAAPGAQGGGLSMILMMVAVFGLMYFMMIRPQMKRQKEHRTMVAALAKGDEVVSNGGLAGRVDEIGETFITIEIAPNVKVKLQKGAVSQVLPKGSLKSA, encoded by the coding sequence ATGAGTCTTCCGATGTCTTTCACGCTGGCCCAGGCCGCTCCGGGCGCCCAGGGCGGCGGCCTCTCCATGATTCTCATGATGGTGGCCGTGTTCGGCCTGATGTATTTCATGATGATCCGCCCGCAGATGAAGCGGCAGAAGGAGCACCGCACCATGGTCGCCGCCCTCGCCAAGGGCGACGAGGTGGTGAGCAACGGCGGCCTTGCCGGGCGCGTGGATGAGATCGGCGAGACCTTCATCACCATCGAGATCGCGCCGAACGTGAAGGTGAAGCTGCAGAAGGGCGCGGTGTCGCAGGTGCTGCCCAAGGGCTCGCTCAAGTCCGCCTGA
- the tgt gene encoding tRNA guanosine(34) transglycosylase Tgt, with product MTSLSFDLLATDGAARRGRLCFPRGTVETPAFMPVGTYGSVKAMTPRDVRETGAGIILGNTFHLYLRPGLEIVEKFGGLHRFIGWDKPILTDSGGFQVFSLAHRRKLTEEGVTFASPVDGSKVFLSPEVSMQIQRTLDSDIAMIFDECTPYPATEKVASDSMELSLRWAERSRRAFDDLRNPNNLFGIVQGSVYEPLRRRSAERLVEIGFDGYAVGGLAVGEPEEARNHTLDFTVDLLPKHKPRYLMGVGRPEDIVAAVCRGIDMFDCVMPTRNARNGFLFTAEGTLRIRNAKYADDTRVIEEGCDCHACANGFSRAYLRHLDRCNEILGSQLATMHNLRHYQRLMAGLREAIAAGRLADFVAAFHARRQGAGAAA from the coding sequence ATGACTTCCCTCTCTTTCGATCTGCTCGCCACCGACGGCGCCGCCCGCCGCGGCCGGCTTTGCTTCCCCCGCGGCACGGTGGAAACGCCGGCCTTCATGCCGGTGGGCACCTACGGCTCGGTGAAGGCGATGACGCCGCGCGACGTGCGCGAGACCGGCGCCGGGATCATCCTCGGCAACACCTTCCACCTCTACCTGCGGCCCGGCCTGGAGATCGTGGAGAAGTTCGGCGGGCTGCACCGCTTCATCGGCTGGGACAAGCCCATCCTCACCGACTCCGGCGGCTTCCAGGTGTTTTCGCTGGCGCACCGGCGCAAGCTCACCGAGGAGGGCGTGACCTTCGCCTCGCCGGTGGACGGCTCGAAGGTGTTCCTGTCGCCGGAAGTGTCGATGCAGATCCAGCGCACGCTGGATTCCGACATCGCGATGATCTTCGACGAGTGCACGCCGTATCCGGCCACCGAAAAGGTGGCCTCCGACTCGATGGAACTCAGCCTGCGCTGGGCCGAGCGCTCGCGCCGCGCCTTCGACGACCTGCGCAATCCCAACAACCTGTTCGGCATCGTGCAGGGCAGCGTGTACGAACCGCTGCGGCGGCGCTCGGCCGAACGCCTGGTGGAGATCGGCTTCGACGGCTACGCGGTGGGCGGCCTCGCCGTGGGCGAGCCGGAGGAGGCGCGCAACCACACGCTGGATTTCACCGTGGACCTGCTGCCCAAGCACAAACCGCGCTACCTGATGGGCGTGGGCCGGCCCGAGGACATCGTGGCGGCGGTATGCCGCGGCATCGACATGTTCGACTGCGTGATGCCCACCCGCAACGCGCGCAACGGCTTCCTGTTCACCGCCGAAGGCACGTTGCGCATCCGCAACGCGAAATACGCCGATGACACGCGGGTGATCGAGGAAGGCTGCGACTGCCACGCCTGCGCCAACGGTTTCAGCCGCGCCTACCTGCGCCACCTCGACCGCTGCAACGAGATCCTCGGCAGCCAGCTCGCCACCATGCACAACCTCCGCCACTACCAGCGGCTGATGGCGGGCTTGCGCGAGGCGATCGCGGCGGGCCGGCTGGCGGACTTCGTGGCGGCCTTCCACGCGCGCCGGCAGGGCGCGGGCGCCGCGGCCTGA
- a CDS encoding cytochrome c has product MRRLLRGVLVLILLAFASLAAWLWHPLGHAAVPRSASAVSAASLRDPALIARGAALAGVGGCAACHTAQGGAPYAGGRRLPTPFGSIATSNLTPDSATGLGDWSFEDFWQALHAGIGRQREPLYPAFPYTSYTRLTRDDALAIYAYLQSLPPVRHADEPNGLAFPYSMRRLLVAWRALYFREGTYRPDAKRTAEWNRGAYLVQGLAHCNECHAPRNALGAVMPDRLLAGGEMPAQHWYAPALATGAGDARARDIVDLLKTGQSAHGAAFGPMADVVRQSTQYIDESDLHAIADYLSTVPVRPMALASGAVPEADRLVQRGTAIYRQRCADCHGADGRGVPGIYPPLDGNPSVVEPSGIDAIRAVLLGGFAPATAANPRPYSMPPYAQQLDDADVAAVVSYVRQAWGNRAGAVSPRDVGRYRHTPED; this is encoded by the coding sequence ATGAGGCGGCTGTTGCGCGGCGTACTGGTGCTGATCCTGCTGGCGTTCGCATCGCTGGCCGCATGGCTGTGGCACCCGCTGGGGCATGCCGCCGTGCCGCGCAGCGCCAGTGCGGTAAGCGCGGCCAGCCTGCGCGATCCGGCCCTGATCGCGCGCGGCGCGGCGCTCGCCGGCGTCGGCGGTTGCGCCGCCTGCCATACCGCGCAGGGCGGTGCGCCGTACGCGGGCGGCCGCCGGCTGCCCACGCCGTTCGGCAGCATCGCCACGAGCAACCTCACACCCGATTCGGCCACCGGATTGGGCGACTGGAGTTTCGAGGATTTCTGGCAGGCCTTGCATGCCGGCATCGGCCGGCAGCGCGAGCCTTTGTATCCCGCGTTCCCGTACACCTCGTACACCCGGCTCACGCGCGACGATGCCTTGGCGATCTACGCCTACCTGCAATCGTTGCCGCCGGTGCGGCACGCGGACGAGCCGAACGGACTGGCGTTTCCGTACAGCATGCGCCGCCTGCTGGTCGCCTGGCGCGCGCTGTATTTCCGCGAAGGCACGTATCGGCCCGATGCGAAACGGACGGCCGAATGGAATCGCGGCGCCTACCTCGTGCAAGGCCTGGCCCACTGCAACGAATGCCATGCGCCACGCAATGCGCTGGGGGCGGTCATGCCGGATCGCTTGCTCGCCGGCGGAGAGATGCCCGCGCAGCACTGGTACGCGCCCGCGCTCGCCACGGGCGCCGGCGATGCGCGTGCGCGCGATATCGTCGACCTGCTCAAGACCGGGCAGTCGGCGCATGGCGCCGCCTTCGGCCCGATGGCCGACGTGGTGCGGCAGAGCACGCAATACATCGACGAGTCCGACTTGCACGCCATCGCCGATTACCTGTCCACCGTGCCGGTGCGTCCAATGGCGCTTGCCTCCGGCGCGGTGCCGGAGGCCGATCGCCTGGTGCAGCGGGGCACGGCGATCTACCGGCAGCGCTGCGCCGATTGCCACGGTGCCGACGGCCGCGGCGTGCCCGGCATCTACCCGCCGCTGGACGGCAATCCGTCGGTGGTCGAACCCAGTGGCATCGACGCCATCCGCGCGGTTCTGCTGGGCGGTTTTGCGCCCGCCACCGCGGCCAATCCGCGGCCGTATTCCATGCCCCCCTATGCGCAGCAGCTGGACGATGCCGATGTCGCCGCCGTGGTCAGCTACGTCCGCCAGGCGTGGGGCAATCGTGCCGGTGCGGTGAGCCCGCGGGACGTGGGCCGATACCGGCATACGCCGGAGGACTAG
- a CDS encoding c-type cytochrome, with protein MKPSLSSLAHAAAVRLVPCLMALALLPLPPAFAAVPASSSSAAAPSVPDTLQQRIAACTACHGAHGEGSPGSGFFPRLAGKPAAYLARQLADFQAGLRQYAPMEYTVRGLSPDYLREIAGYFSAQQVPYARSPLPPLPAQTLQRGEQLVTQGDSARGVPACSRCHGSQLTGVQPDIPGLVGLPYDYISAQLGAWRTHTRATTAPDCMAEVASRLSESDITAVAAWVSSRALPADMHAQPAGSVRPPLRCGVLAGHGDGT; from the coding sequence ATGAAGCCCTCCCTGTCCTCTCTGGCGCATGCCGCCGCCGTGCGCCTCGTGCCGTGCCTGATGGCGCTCGCCTTGCTGCCGTTGCCGCCGGCATTCGCGGCCGTGCCGGCGTCGTCGTCGAGCGCTGCCGCGCCGTCGGTGCCCGATACCCTGCAGCAGCGCATCGCCGCCTGCACCGCCTGCCATGGCGCGCACGGCGAGGGTTCGCCCGGCAGCGGCTTCTTTCCGCGATTGGCCGGCAAGCCGGCGGCCTATCTGGCCCGGCAGCTCGCCGACTTCCAGGCCGGGCTGCGCCAGTACGCGCCGATGGAATACACCGTGCGCGGCCTGAGCCCGGATTACCTGCGCGAGATCGCCGGTTATTTCTCGGCGCAGCAGGTGCCGTATGCGCGCTCGCCGTTGCCGCCCTTGCCCGCGCAGACGCTGCAGCGCGGCGAGCAACTGGTCACGCAGGGCGATTCCGCGCGCGGCGTGCCTGCCTGCTCGCGTTGCCACGGCAGCCAGCTGACCGGCGTGCAGCCGGACATCCCCGGACTCGTCGGTCTGCCTTACGACTACATCAGCGCGCAGCTTGGCGCGTGGCGCACGCACACCCGCGCCACCACGGCGCCGGACTGCATGGCCGAGGTGGCGAGCCGCCTGAGCGAGTCCGACATCACCGCCGTGGCGGCGTGGGTGTCCAGCCGCGCATTGCCCGCCGACATGCACGCGCAGCCCGCCGGCAGCGTGCGGCCGCCGCTGCGTTGCGGCGTGCTGGCCGGCCATGGAGACGGCACATGA